A DNA window from Malus domestica chromosome 12, GDT2T_hap1 contains the following coding sequences:
- the LOC103449424 gene encoding blue copper protein 1b-like, with protein sequence MAKEFVVGDDSGWRTDFDYQKWAKGKVFRVGDTLVFKYKAPNHNVFKVDGAGFKECTKPTENDKAPLTSGNDKIKLTTAGNKWYICSVSNHCADKGMKLFITVADESSAARSLIWSGSYQVFIATVIAIVAIVV encoded by the exons ATGGCAAAAGAGTTCGTCGTCGGAGATGATAGCGGCTGGAGAACGGATTTTGATTACCAAAAGTGGGCTAAAGGCAAAGTATTTCGAGTTGGTGATACATTGG TGTTCAAGTACAAGGCTCCTAATCACAACGTGTTCAAGGTGGACGGAGCTGGGTTCAAGGAATGCACTAAACCAACGGAAAATGATAAAGCACCACTTACCTCTGGGAATGACAAAATAAAGCTAACGACTGCTGGAAACAAATGGTACATTTGTTCAGTTAGCAACCACTGTGCTGATAAGGGGATGAAGCTTTTCATTACCGTTGCAGACGAATCATCTGCTGCTCGTAGCCTCATATGGTCTGGATCGTACCAAGTCTTCATCGCCACTGTCATTGCAATCGTGGCAATTGTAGTCTGA